The Aulosira sp. FACHB-615 genome has a segment encoding these proteins:
- a CDS encoding DUF2993 domain-containing protein translates to MPEERRLEEQFISQEAERQLSNQLDEAEQIDVDVQTDLFKIVQGQADGVSLSAKGLVFKENIRVQDIKLQTDKIAVNPVSAIFGQIELNAPVNAIARIIMTESDINQALNSEFVQNSQKNYELNVEGENVRLEMQNIQLAFPGNNKIQCQGLIGITEKGKNRPLGFTAQFQPKTYTNPIILESFNCHQGEGITFELVLAIIQKVKELLNLQYFTWEGTKFKIINLDVKQQHLILLVETQMQHIPASISEMTN, encoded by the coding sequence ATGCCAGAAGAACGCAGGTTGGAAGAACAATTCATCTCCCAGGAAGCCGAACGCCAGTTATCCAACCAACTGGATGAAGCTGAACAAATTGATGTCGATGTGCAGACTGATTTGTTCAAAATAGTTCAAGGACAAGCAGATGGTGTTTCTTTGAGTGCCAAAGGATTGGTTTTTAAAGAAAATATCCGGGTTCAAGACATCAAACTGCAAACAGATAAAATTGCCGTCAATCCTGTAAGCGCGATTTTTGGACAGATTGAATTAAATGCGCCAGTAAATGCGATCGCTCGCATTATCATGACAGAATCAGATATTAATCAAGCCTTAAATTCCGAATTTGTACAGAATTCGCAAAAAAATTATGAATTAAATGTTGAGGGTGAAAATGTCAGGTTGGAAATGCAAAATATACAATTAGCTTTCCCTGGTAATAATAAAATTCAATGCCAAGGATTAATAGGCATTACAGAAAAAGGTAAAAATCGCCCGCTTGGTTTTACTGCCCAATTCCAACCCAAAACTTACACTAATCCTATCATTTTAGAAAGTTTTAATTGCCATCAGGGTGAAGGGATAACTTTTGAATTAGTTTTAGCAATCATACAGAAAGTCAAAGAACTACTTAATCTGCAATATTTTACCTGGGAAGGGACAAAATTTAAAATTATCAATCTGGATGTCAAGCAGCAGCATTTAATACTCTTAGTTGAAACTCAAATGCAGCATATCCCAGCTTCTATCTCAGAAATGACTAATTAG
- the crtO gene encoding beta-carotene ketolase CrtO produces MQEYDVVIIGAGHNGLVCAAYLLKAGYSVLLLEKRSVPGGAATTEECLPKEAPGFKFNLCAIDHEFIHLGPVVEELELKKYGLEYLECDPVVFCPHPDGKYFLAHKSLEKTCTEIARYSERDAKKYAEFTDYWQRALGAMIPMFNAPPKSIIDIVGNYDITKLKDLFSVIGSPNKTLDFIRTMLTSAEDLLNEWFDSEFLKAPLARLASELGAPPSQKTLGIGAIMMAMRHDPGMARPRGGTGALVKALVNLVTSKGGTILTDQHVEKVLIDDGKAAGVRVAGGTEYRAKYGVISNIDAKRLFLQMTDKSDIDSADPDLWERLERRIVNNNETILKIDLALDEPLRFPFHAHKDEYLVGSILIADSVAHVEQAHSKCTLGEIPDSDPSMYVVMPSYLDPTLAPPGKHTVWIEFFAPYQIAGAEGTGLKGTGWTDELKNQVADKVVDKLATYAPNVKTATIARRVESPAELGERLGAYKGNYYHVDMTLDQMVFFRPLPEIANYKTPIDNLFLTGAGTHPGGSISGMPGRNCARVFLQSKHPITQTLKDARDSIKSTVGSVFGIV; encoded by the coding sequence ATGCAAGAATATGATGTTGTGATTATCGGTGCAGGACATAACGGACTAGTTTGTGCAGCATATTTGCTCAAAGCTGGCTATAGTGTCCTACTTTTAGAAAAACGTTCTGTTCCTGGTGGTGCCGCAACAACTGAAGAATGTTTACCCAAAGAAGCACCAGGATTTAAATTTAATTTGTGTGCAATTGACCATGAATTTATTCACTTGGGGCCAGTAGTTGAAGAATTAGAACTGAAAAAATATGGCTTAGAATATTTAGAATGTGACCCAGTGGTTTTCTGTCCCCATCCCGATGGCAAATATTTCTTAGCACATAAATCTTTAGAAAAAACTTGTACAGAAATTGCTCGTTATAGTGAACGTGATGCTAAGAAATATGCCGAGTTCACTGACTATTGGCAACGGGCATTAGGCGCAATGATTCCCATGTTTAATGCACCACCTAAGTCAATTATAGATATTGTTGGTAACTACGACATTACAAAACTCAAAGATTTATTCTCAGTGATTGGTTCACCAAATAAAACACTGGATTTTATTCGCACAATGCTAACCAGTGCGGAGGATTTACTCAATGAGTGGTTTGATTCGGAATTTTTAAAAGCGCCACTAGCCAGATTAGCATCAGAATTAGGTGCGCCCCCATCACAAAAAACCCTTGGTATTGGTGCAATTATGATGGCAATGCGTCATGATCCTGGTATGGCTAGACCGCGTGGTGGCACTGGTGCATTAGTCAAAGCTTTGGTGAATTTAGTTACTAGTAAAGGTGGCACAATTCTCACAGATCAGCACGTAGAAAAAGTGTTGATTGATGATGGTAAAGCTGCTGGTGTACGCGTTGCTGGTGGTACAGAATATCGAGCGAAATATGGTGTAATTTCTAATATTGATGCCAAGCGGTTGTTTTTACAGATGACCGATAAAAGCGATATTGACTCAGCCGATCCTGATTTGTGGGAAAGATTAGAACGCCGCATTGTTAACAATAACGAAACCATCCTCAAAATCGATTTGGCTTTAGATGAACCTCTGCGTTTTCCTTTCCACGCGCACAAAGATGAGTATCTTGTGGGTTCTATTTTAATTGCTGATTCTGTGGCGCATGTGGAACAAGCTCACAGTAAGTGTACCTTGGGCGAAATCCCAGACTCTGATCCATCAATGTATGTAGTGATGCCCAGTTACCTTGACCCCACCTTAGCACCACCAGGAAAACATACTGTTTGGATTGAATTTTTCGCCCCCTATCAAATTGCAGGTGCAGAAGGTACAGGCTTAAAAGGTACTGGTTGGACTGATGAGTTAAAAAATCAAGTTGCTGACAAGGTAGTTGATAAGTTAGCTACTTACGCACCTAATGTCAAAACAGCGACTATTGCCCGACGGGTAGAAAGTCCCGCAGAGTTAGGAGAAAGATTAGGCGCATACAAAGGAAACTACTATCACGTCGATATGACTTTAGATCAGATGGTGTTTTTCCGTCCATTACCAGAAATCGCCAACTATAAAACCCCCATTGACAATTTATTCTTAACTGGCGCGGGTACTCATCCTGGTGGTTCAATTTCGGGAATGCCAGGACGCAATTGTGCGCGGGTATTTTTACAATCGAAGCATCCCATTACTCAGACTTTGAAAGATGCTAGAGATTCGATTAAATCGACTGTCGGATCTGTGTTTGGGATTGTTTAG
- a CDS encoding SRPBCC family protein encodes MAASHISDPIIAGLDMPWSDDKRRLLMQGEILVEARSHTAWGGAVTAWMYLPMMRSHVWQQLTDYPRWVQYFPDITRSEVMHRGEAKRLYQAAQKAFLFFTAQVEIYLSVAEVIGQQIHFRMEKGTFEDFSACVDLKDFGNGTLLAYNVQATPNIPIPSIFIQQAMNFELPANMRKMRQVMCKQ; translated from the coding sequence ATGGCTGCGTCTCATATTTCCGACCCAATTATTGCAGGTTTAGATATGCCTTGGAGCGATGACAAGCGAAGATTGTTAATGCAGGGCGAAATTTTGGTAGAAGCGCGATCGCATACGGCGTGGGGCGGTGCAGTTACTGCATGGATGTATTTACCGATGATGCGATCGCACGTATGGCAGCAACTCACTGACTACCCTCGTTGGGTGCAATATTTTCCTGATATCACCAGAAGCGAAGTTATGCACAGAGGTGAAGCAAAACGCCTGTACCAAGCAGCACAAAAAGCCTTTTTATTTTTCACAGCCCAAGTCGAAATTTATCTCAGCGTTGCGGAAGTCATTGGACAACAAATTCACTTCCGTATGGAAAAAGGCACTTTTGAAGACTTTAGCGCCTGCGTAGATTTAAAAGATTTTGGTAACGGCACTTTGCTGGCTTATAATGTCCAAGCCACACCCAATATTCCCATCCCTTCAATTTTTATTCAGCAAGCTATGAACTTTGAACTACCTGCAAATATGCGGAAAATGCGTCAGGTTATGTGTAAGCAGTAA
- the rd gene encoding rubredoxin: METYECTVCGYVYDPEVGDPDGGIAPGTPFEDIPEDWVCPVCGATKDQFEPVEV; this comes from the coding sequence ATGGAAACTTACGAATGCACTGTTTGTGGCTACGTGTATGATCCAGAAGTGGGTGATCCTGATGGGGGAATTGCCCCAGGAACACCATTTGAAGATATCCCGGAAGATTGGGTGTGTCCCGTTTGCGGGGCGACAAAAGACCAATTTGAACCAGTAGAAGTGTAA
- a CDS encoding NAD(P)/FAD-dependent oxidoreductase, which produces MQPLQIVVIGGGAAGFFGAIACANANPYARVILLEASRQPLAKVRISGGGRCNVTHACFEPAALVANYPRGGKALRGAFSRFQAKDTISWFANHGVPLKKEADGRMFPVTDSSETIVQCLMNAAEDNGVELRTGTPVVSVKRLPNTQHSHFDSAQCTTLETQNSALSEKLRAGVSPVEQTSVTQHSALSTKFEVYLKSGETLKCDRLLLATGSNPIGYKIAQEFGHQIEPPAPSLFTFNIPDPSLRALSGVSMNPVRLRLSVPQQPALEQIGPLLITHWGVSGPAVLKLSAWGARMLYENRYQATLTINWLPDLSQEEVREKIVAVKNEWGRKAIALHRGIDLPHRLWQYLINRVDINTELRWAEIPNKTLNQLVQEISQGKYLINGKGAFKEEFVTCGGVSLKEVNFKTMESKLTTDLYFAGEILDIDGITGGFNFQSAWTTAYLAGLAMAEN; this is translated from the coding sequence TTGCAACCGTTACAAATTGTCGTTATTGGGGGTGGGGCTGCGGGATTTTTTGGTGCGATCGCTTGTGCTAATGCCAACCCTTACGCCCGTGTTATTTTACTCGAAGCCAGCCGTCAACCATTAGCCAAAGTCAGAATTTCTGGTGGTGGACGCTGCAATGTCACTCATGCTTGTTTTGAACCAGCCGCCTTAGTGGCGAATTACCCCAGAGGTGGAAAAGCTTTGCGGGGTGCTTTTAGTCGCTTTCAAGCTAAAGATACGATTTCTTGGTTTGCTAACCACGGAGTACCACTGAAAAAAGAAGCTGATGGACGAATGTTTCCGGTGACAGACAGTTCGGAAACAATTGTGCAGTGTTTGATGAATGCGGCTGAAGACAATGGGGTAGAACTGCGGACTGGTACACCAGTTGTCTCAGTGAAACGATTACCCAACACTCAGCACTCACACTTCGACTCCGCTCAGTGTACAACACTTGAAACTCAAAACTCAGCACTCAGCGAGAAGTTGCGTGCGGGGGTTTCCCCCGTTGAGCAAACTTCGGTGACTCAGCACTCAGCACTCAGCACTAAGTTTGAAGTTTATTTGAAATCAGGTGAAACTTTAAAATGCGATCGCCTACTATTAGCCACTGGTAGTAACCCCATCGGCTATAAAATCGCCCAAGAATTTGGTCATCAAATTGAACCACCCGCGCCTTCATTATTTACCTTTAACATTCCTGACCCTAGTTTGCGGGCTTTAAGCGGTGTGAGTATGAATCCAGTGCGTTTGCGGCTGTCTGTTCCCCAACAACCAGCCTTAGAACAAATAGGCCCGTTGCTGATTACCCATTGGGGTGTGAGTGGCCCGGCGGTGTTGAAACTTTCGGCTTGGGGGGCGAGAATGTTGTATGAAAATCGTTATCAAGCCACTTTAACAATTAACTGGCTACCTGATTTATCACAAGAAGAAGTCCGGGAGAAAATTGTAGCAGTTAAAAATGAATGGGGAAGAAAAGCGATCGCCTTACATCGAGGAATTGATTTACCCCATCGTCTTTGGCAATACTTGATCAACCGAGTCGATATTAATACGGAACTTCGTTGGGCAGAAATCCCTAACAAAACCCTAAATCAATTAGTGCAAGAAATTTCCCAGGGTAAATACTTAATTAATGGCAAAGGTGCTTTCAAAGAAGAATTTGTTACCTGTGGTGGGGTTAGCCTTAAAGAAGTAAATTTTAAAACAATGGAGAGTAAATTAACTACTGACCTTTACTTTGCCGGTGAGATTTTAGATATTGATGGGATTACAGGTGGATTTAACTTCCAAAGTGCCTGGACAACGGCTTATTTAGCAGGTTTAGCAATGGCAGAAAATTAA
- the lpxD gene encoding UDP-3-O-(3-hydroxymyristoyl)glucosamine N-acyltransferase: protein MKFSEIISQFREITTNNSLITYPDQDIDITGIAAIDEAITGTISYVEGSKFASLINKTNASALILPEDPTLQTQAQERGIPWVSTKEPRLLFAKVLTLFYQPYRPSPEIHPTAVIHPTAKIGNDVYIGPHAVLQERVEIGNYAIIHPNVVIYPDVKIGDRTTLHANCTIHERSQIGADCVVHSGAVIGAEGFGFVPTRTGWFKMEQSGYTVLEDGVEIGCNSAVDRPAVGETRIGKDTKIDNLVQIGHGCQIGVACAIAGQAGMAGGVTLGNRVILAGQVGVANQAKIGDRATISAQSGVLHNVDPGDIVSGTPAVPHKVYLKVASIYSRFPEMYQFFRQLQRQLGQK from the coding sequence ATGAAATTCAGCGAAATCATCAGCCAATTCAGGGAAATTACCACTAATAACAGTCTGATAACTTACCCAGACCAAGATATAGACATCACCGGGATAGCAGCGATTGATGAAGCCATCACTGGGACTATTAGTTATGTCGAAGGTAGTAAATTTGCGTCTTTAATTAATAAGACAAACGCAAGTGCTTTAATTCTGCCCGAAGATCCAACTTTGCAAACTCAAGCCCAAGAACGTGGGATTCCTTGGGTAAGTACAAAAGAACCAAGACTCTTATTTGCCAAGGTTTTGACTCTGTTTTATCAACCATATCGCCCCAGTCCAGAAATTCATCCGACGGCGGTGATTCATCCCACCGCAAAGATTGGTAATGATGTTTACATCGGCCCCCACGCAGTATTACAAGAACGGGTGGAAATTGGCAATTATGCGATTATTCATCCGAATGTTGTAATTTATCCAGATGTCAAAATTGGCGATCGCACTACCTTACACGCTAACTGTACAATTCACGAACGCAGCCAAATCGGTGCAGATTGCGTAGTTCACAGTGGCGCTGTGATTGGTGCAGAAGGTTTTGGCTTTGTACCTACCCGCACTGGTTGGTTCAAAATGGAACAATCAGGCTACACAGTACTAGAAGATGGTGTAGAAATTGGCTGTAACAGTGCTGTTGACCGTCCAGCAGTCGGTGAGACGAGAATTGGTAAAGATACCAAAATTGACAACTTAGTACAAATCGGGCATGGTTGCCAAATTGGTGTGGCTTGCGCGATCGCCGGTCAAGCCGGGATGGCTGGCGGTGTAACATTGGGTAATCGCGTGATTTTAGCAGGACAAGTGGGAGTTGCCAATCAAGCTAAAATTGGTGATAGAGCAACCATCTCGGCTCAAAGTGGCGTTCTGCACAATGTTGACCCAGGAGATATTGTCTCTGGCACTCCTGCGGTTCCTCATAAGGTATATCTTAAAGTAGCTAGTATTTACAGCCGTTTTCCAGAGATGTATCAGTTTTTTAGACAACTACAACGTCAATTAGGGCAAAAATAA
- a CDS encoding CoB--CoM heterodisulfide reductase iron-sulfur subunit B family protein, producing MITSTLKYAYFPGCVAQGACRELYQSTQALTQALGIELIELKKAACCGSGTFKEDSQLLEDTVNARNIALAESLNLPLLTHCSTCQGVIGHVNERLKDCQNSNPTYVEQVNGLLKKEGCSPYQGSTEVTHLLYALVKDYGLEEISQRVTRKLTNLKCAAFYGCYLLRGQKTMLLDDPFQPEAMENVFRAVGATPIYYRGRTQCCGWPLASYATNESFKMAGMHIQEAIANGADCLVTPCPLCHLNLDSRQPEVEKVIGKKLGLPVLHLPQLIALALGVKPEELGLDRHIVSTKPVLEKLGY from the coding sequence ATGATTACTTCAACGCTGAAATACGCTTACTTTCCAGGTTGTGTCGCCCAAGGTGCTTGTCGAGAACTGTATCAATCTACCCAAGCCCTCACGCAAGCTTTAGGAATTGAATTGATTGAACTCAAAAAAGCTGCTTGCTGTGGTTCCGGCACATTTAAAGAAGACTCCCAATTGTTGGAAGATACTGTCAACGCCAGAAATATTGCTTTAGCAGAATCCTTAAATCTTCCACTACTCACTCATTGTAGTACCTGTCAAGGTGTCATTGGTCATGTTAATGAACGCCTAAAAGATTGCCAAAATAGCAATCCGACTTATGTTGAGCAAGTAAATGGCTTACTCAAAAAAGAAGGTTGTTCGCCTTATCAGGGCAGTACAGAAGTAACACATTTGCTTTATGCTTTGGTCAAAGATTATGGCTTGGAGGAAATTAGCCAGCGCGTCACCCGCAAGTTAACCAATTTAAAATGTGCGGCTTTTTACGGTTGCTATCTGTTGCGTGGACAAAAAACCATGCTATTAGATGATCCTTTCCAACCAGAAGCAATGGAAAATGTGTTTCGGGCTGTGGGTGCAACACCAATTTATTATCGTGGTCGCACCCAATGTTGTGGCTGGCCATTGGCTAGTTACGCCACCAATGAATCTTTTAAAATGGCAGGAATGCACATTCAAGAAGCCATAGCAAATGGGGCTGATTGTTTAGTGACACCTTGTCCTTTGTGCCATTTAAATTTAGATTCCCGTCAACCAGAAGTAGAAAAAGTCATTGGCAAAAAGTTAGGTTTGCCAGTATTACATTTACCGCAGTTAATTGCTTTAGCACTAGGAGTTAAACCTGAAGAACTTGGGTTAGACAGACATATTGTTTCGACAAAACCAGTTTTAGAAAAATTGGGATATTGA
- a CDS encoding acyl carrier protein, whose product MSQKDTFEKVKKSVADQLSVDEEKITPKSNFIDDLGADSLDLVELVMAFEEEFEIEIPDEAAEKILTVQDAVDYINNQVATSA is encoded by the coding sequence ATGAGCCAAAAAGATACTTTTGAAAAGGTCAAGAAAAGCGTCGCTGATCAACTAAGTGTTGACGAGGAAAAGATTACTCCCAAATCTAATTTTATCGATGATCTAGGTGCTGATTCCCTGGATCTCGTCGAGCTAGTTATGGCTTTTGAAGAAGAATTCGAGATTGAAATTCCTGATGAAGCCGCCGAAAAGATTTTGACAGTCCAAGATGCGGTTGATTACATTAACAATCAAGTTGCCACATCCGCTTAA
- the fabF gene encoding beta-ketoacyl-ACP synthase II, whose product MTDYIRKRVVVTGVGAITPIGNTPTEYWEGLVSGRNGIDYITHFDASSHDCRIAGEVKNFDPHAYLERKEVKRMDRFSQFGVSAAKQALADANLVINELNAEQIGVVIGSGVGGIKVLEDQQTVYLNRGPDRCSPFMIPMMIANMAAGLTAIHTGAKGPNNCTVTACAAGSNAIGDAFRLIQGGYAQAMICGGCEAAITPLSLAGFAACKALSFRNDDPTHACRPFDRDRDGFVMGEGAGILILEELQHALSRGARIYGEMIGYAMTCDAYHMTSPVPGGEGAARAIQLALKDAGITPEQVTYINAHGTSTPANDANETKAIKKALGEHAYKIAVSSTKSMTGHLLGGSGGIEAVATVLAIANEKIPPTINLENPDAECDLDYVPHTSRAQTIEVALSNSFGFGGHNVTLVFKKY is encoded by the coding sequence ATGACAGATTATATACGTAAACGTGTTGTGGTAACTGGTGTTGGCGCGATTACACCTATTGGCAACACACCGACTGAATATTGGGAAGGATTAGTCAGTGGACGCAATGGTATAGACTACATCACCCATTTTGATGCGTCCAGCCATGATTGTCGCATTGCTGGTGAAGTCAAAAACTTCGATCCACATGCTTATCTAGAGCGCAAAGAAGTCAAGCGGATGGATCGATTTTCACAGTTTGGGGTTTCAGCAGCAAAACAGGCATTAGCGGATGCAAATCTGGTAATTAACGAGCTAAACGCAGAACAGATAGGGGTGGTCATTGGTTCTGGCGTAGGTGGGATTAAGGTATTAGAAGACCAGCAAACAGTCTACCTGAACCGTGGCCCCGATCGCTGTAGTCCCTTCATGATCCCAATGATGATTGCTAACATGGCAGCCGGATTGACAGCCATTCACACTGGTGCAAAAGGGCCAAACAACTGTACCGTGACTGCTTGTGCTGCTGGTTCCAACGCCATCGGGGATGCTTTTCGCCTGATTCAAGGAGGATACGCTCAAGCTATGATTTGTGGTGGCTGTGAAGCAGCAATTACACCCTTATCTTTAGCCGGATTTGCTGCCTGTAAAGCCTTGTCTTTCCGCAATGATGATCCGACTCATGCTTGCCGTCCCTTTGATCGCGATCGCGATGGATTTGTCATGGGTGAAGGTGCGGGAATTTTAATTTTAGAAGAACTGCAACACGCTCTCAGTCGTGGCGCACGCATTTATGGGGAAATGATTGGTTATGCGATGACTTGTGATGCTTATCACATGACCTCCCCGGTTCCCGGTGGTGAAGGTGCAGCTAGAGCCATTCAACTAGCACTCAAAGATGCAGGTATTACCCCAGAACAAGTAACCTACATCAACGCGCATGGCACAAGTACTCCAGCCAACGATGCCAACGAAACCAAAGCCATCAAAAAAGCCTTGGGCGAACATGCTTATAAAATAGCGGTTAGCTCTACAAAATCAATGACAGGTCATTTGTTGGGTGGTTCTGGTGGTATTGAAGCCGTTGCAACTGTATTGGCGATCGCCAACGAAAAAATTCCCCCAACCATTAATCTCGAAAATCCTGACGCTGAGTGTGACTTGGATTATGTGCCTCACACCAGCCGCGCCCAAACCATTGAAGTGGCGCTGTCCAATTCCTTTGGCTTTGGTGGTCATAATGTTACCTTAGTCTTCAAAAAGTACTGA
- the tkt gene encoding transketolase has translation MAVATQSLEELCINSIRFLAVDAIEKAKSGHPGLPMGAAPMAFVLWDRFMRYNPKNPKWFNRDRFVLSAGHGSMLQYALLYLAGYDSVSIEDIKQFRQWESKTPGHPENFVTPGVEVTTGPLGQGIANGVGLAIAEAHLAAKFNKPDAKIVDHYTYVILGDGCNMEGVSGEAASLAGHLGLGKLIALYDDNHISIDGSTDVAFTEDVSKRFEAYGWHVLHVEDGNTDLAAIHKAIEAAKAVTDKPSMIKVTTTIGYGSPNKANTAGIHGAALGGDEVELTRKNLGWENEPFVIPQDVLNHTRKAVERGAGYEADWNKAFADYKAKYPQEAAEFERYISGKLADGWDKVLPTYTPEDKGLPTRKHSETCLNKLAAVLPELIGGSADLTHSNLTEIKGKGDFQKGQYQNPNIHFGVREHAMGAICNGIALHDSGLIPYGATFLIFTDYMRAAIRLSALSLAGSIWVMTHDSIGQGEDGPTHQPIETLASLRAIPNLTVIRPADGNETSGAYKVAIERAKQNDPTLLALTRQNVPNLAGTSIEGVAKGGYTVVDSEGTPELIIIGTGSELNLAVTAAEKLTAEGKKVRVVSLPAWDLFEAQDAAYKESVLPKAVTKRLAVEAASSFGWHKYIGTDGDTVTIDRFGASAPGGVCLEKFGFSVDNVLAKAKQLLG, from the coding sequence ATGGCTGTTGCAACCCAATCCCTCGAAGAACTGTGTATTAACTCAATCCGCTTCTTGGCTGTCGATGCTATAGAAAAGGCAAAATCGGGACACCCAGGGCTGCCGATGGGCGCTGCTCCAATGGCATTTGTGCTATGGGATCGCTTCATGCGGTATAACCCCAAAAATCCCAAGTGGTTTAACCGCGATCGCTTTGTCTTGTCGGCTGGTCATGGCTCGATGTTACAGTATGCACTGCTGTACTTAGCAGGTTATGACAGTGTAAGTATCGAAGATATCAAGCAATTTCGTCAGTGGGAATCTAAAACCCCTGGACACCCAGAAAACTTTGTTACCCCAGGGGTAGAAGTTACCACTGGCCCTTTAGGACAAGGTATTGCCAACGGAGTTGGTTTAGCCATCGCTGAAGCACATCTGGCAGCTAAATTCAACAAACCCGATGCCAAAATTGTTGACCATTATACTTATGTCATTCTCGGTGATGGTTGCAACATGGAAGGTGTTTCTGGTGAAGCAGCTTCCCTGGCTGGACACTTGGGCTTAGGTAAACTCATCGCCCTTTATGATGACAACCACATCTCTATTGATGGTTCTACAGATGTGGCATTTACAGAGGATGTTTCTAAGCGTTTTGAAGCTTATGGCTGGCATGTGCTTCATGTGGAAGATGGTAACACCGATTTAGCAGCCATCCACAAAGCCATTGAAGCAGCAAAAGCTGTCACCGACAAACCATCAATGATTAAGGTGACAACCACCATTGGTTATGGTTCTCCTAACAAAGCCAACACTGCTGGGATTCACGGTGCAGCTTTAGGTGGAGATGAAGTAGAATTAACCCGGAAAAATCTGGGTTGGGAAAACGAGCCATTTGTGATTCCGCAAGATGTTCTCAACCATACCCGCAAAGCAGTAGAACGCGGTGCAGGTTACGAAGCTGACTGGAACAAAGCATTTGCTGACTACAAAGCTAAGTATCCTCAAGAAGCGGCTGAATTTGAGCGTTATATCAGTGGCAAACTAGCTGATGGTTGGGATAAAGTACTCCCCACCTACACCCCTGAAGATAAAGGCTTACCCACCCGTAAACATTCCGAAACCTGCCTCAACAAATTGGCTGCGGTTTTACCTGAATTGATTGGTGGTTCCGCCGACTTAACCCACTCCAACTTGACCGAAATCAAGGGTAAAGGCGACTTCCAAAAAGGACAATACCAAAACCCCAACATTCACTTTGGTGTGCGGGAACATGCAATGGGCGCAATTTGTAACGGTATTGCCTTGCATGATTCAGGGTTGATTCCTTACGGTGCTACCTTCCTGATCTTCACCGACTATATGCGGGCGGCTATTCGCTTATCTGCCTTGTCTTTAGCAGGATCGATTTGGGTAATGACTCATGACTCCATCGGTCAAGGTGAAGACGGCCCCACCCACCAACCAATCGAAACCCTCGCTTCCTTGCGTGCTATTCCTAACTTGACAGTGATTCGTCCCGCCGATGGTAACGAAACCTCTGGTGCATACAAAGTAGCGATTGAAAGAGCAAAACAAAATGATCCTACTTTGTTGGCGTTAACTCGGCAAAACGTTCCTAACTTAGCAGGTACATCTATTGAAGGTGTAGCTAAGGGTGGATACACTGTTGTTGATTCTGAAGGTACACCAGAATTAATCATCATTGGTACTGGTTCAGAATTGAATCTTGCTGTTACTGCTGCTGAGAAACTCACAGCCGAAGGTAAGAAAGTACGTGTTGTCTCCTTACCAGCTTGGGATTTATTTGAAGCACAAGACGCAGCTTATAAAGAATCTGTTCTGCCAAAAGCTGTCACCAAGCGTTTAGCTGTAGAAGCTGCTTCTAGTTTTGGCTGGCACAAGTACATTGGTACTGACGGCGATACTGTTACCATTGACCGCTTTGGTGCTTCTGCGCCTGGTGGCGTTTGTTTAGAAAAATTTGGCTTTAGCGTTGATAACGTATTAGCTAAAGCTAAACAATTGTTGGGTTAA